From a region of the Hymenobacter jejuensis genome:
- a CDS encoding M16 family metallopeptidase: MICKPFILLGLGSALALSPAAQAQQKAPAKPAMATTNSTGGTRLVEKVTRKGSELVIPYEKYVLPNGLTLLVAEDHSDPLVHVDVTYHVGSARETIGKSGFAHFFEHMMFQGSDHVKSGEHPKIISAAGGSMNGSTNRDRTNYFETLPSNQLETALWLEADRMGFLLDAVTQQKFEIQRATVKNERGQSVDNRPYGLADELKDRALYPYAHPYSWSVIGSLEDLDRSNVDDLKNFFLRWYGPNNATLTVGGDVKPAEVVKLVEKYFGSIKRGPAVADMKVAEPKLASDRYVSYQDNIRFPMLQLVFPTVPQYHPDEVALDALADIIGRGKTSLLYKNLIKNQKAVQASASHPTSELGGEFTISTFNVPGQQLDSTEAVIRKTFVELEKRGITDDDVQRFKASREASMINRLASVSGKASQLAEFQAFTGNPNRLPEEMRKLQALTKADVQRVYNQYIKGKHAVIVSVVPKAGTPVAAAHPNNFEVSKAGFKAPADEYKGLTYVKAKDNFDRTQRPKSGANPVVKVPAYWQEELPNGLKVIGARNSEIPSVTLLLSMGGGHRLEQQNPAKVGVAALAASMLNESSQKYTGEEFTAALNKLGSTIQVSLGNDNTTVYVQSLTKNLDKTMALLQERLLHPRFDEADFARLKKQTLEGIAAQNTQPVTVANKTYARLLYGANDIMSVPTSGTAASVQSITLDDVKQFYQQNYAPNVSYLVVVGDVEQKDVMPKLTFLKSWEKKSVALPTVNPAVQPDKTRIYFVNKDGAAQSEIRVGYLALPYDATGEYYRAYLANYMLGGDFNSHINLNLREQKGYSYGAYSYFGGTRYVGPFTAQAGVRADATAPAVKEFMTEIQNYPNGVTDEEVAFLKTAVGQSDALKYETGQQKANFLGRIVEYNLPRDFVQQQQTILQNLTKEDVKTSAQKYLPANSMYIVVVGDRAKAFPGLGELGYEVVEMDADGNRVAAPAPAAAATPAAPAAAAADAAELGDKKMKRKAKDEDGKKIKIKHKEGSDAK; the protein is encoded by the coding sequence ATGATCTGCAAGCCCTTTATTTTGCTCGGACTTGGCTCGGCTTTGGCCTTGTCGCCAGCCGCCCAAGCCCAGCAAAAAGCCCCGGCCAAACCGGCCATGGCCACCACCAATTCTACCGGCGGCACTCGTCTGGTGGAAAAAGTAACCCGCAAAGGTTCGGAGCTGGTGATCCCGTACGAGAAGTACGTGCTGCCCAACGGCCTGACGCTGCTCGTGGCCGAAGACCACAGCGACCCGTTGGTGCACGTCGACGTGACCTACCACGTTGGCTCGGCGCGCGAAACAATTGGCAAATCCGGTTTTGCCCACTTTTTTGAGCACATGATGTTTCAGGGCTCGGATCACGTGAAAAGTGGTGAACACCCCAAGATTATCAGCGCCGCGGGTGGTAGCATGAACGGTTCGACGAACCGCGACCGCACCAACTATTTTGAAACCCTGCCCAGCAACCAGCTCGAAACTGCCTTGTGGCTGGAAGCCGACCGCATGGGCTTCTTGCTCGACGCCGTTACCCAGCAAAAATTTGAGATTCAGCGCGCTACGGTAAAGAACGAACGCGGCCAGAGCGTGGACAACCGCCCGTATGGCTTGGCCGACGAACTCAAGGATCGGGCGCTGTACCCGTATGCGCATCCGTACTCGTGGTCGGTGATTGGCTCGTTGGAAGACCTGGATCGCTCGAACGTGGACGATCTGAAGAACTTCTTCCTGCGCTGGTACGGCCCCAACAACGCCACCTTGACCGTCGGCGGCGACGTGAAGCCGGCCGAGGTGGTGAAACTGGTGGAGAAGTACTTCGGCTCCATCAAGCGCGGTCCGGCTGTAGCGGACATGAAAGTAGCGGAGCCCAAGCTGGCTTCGGACCGTTACGTGAGCTACCAAGACAACATCCGCTTCCCGATGCTGCAACTGGTGTTCCCGACCGTGCCACAGTACCACCCCGACGAAGTCGCTCTGGATGCGTTGGCTGACATCATTGGGCGCGGCAAAACGTCGTTGTTGTATAAGAACCTGATTAAGAACCAAAAAGCCGTGCAGGCTTCGGCCAGCCACCCGACCTCGGAACTGGGCGGCGAATTCACAATTTCGACTTTCAACGTACCCGGTCAGCAGCTTGATAGCACCGAAGCCGTAATTCGGAAGACGTTCGTAGAGCTGGAAAAACGCGGCATCACCGACGACGATGTACAGCGCTTCAAAGCCAGCCGCGAGGCCAGTATGATTAACCGGCTGGCCAGTGTAAGCGGTAAAGCTTCGCAACTGGCAGAATTTCAAGCGTTTACGGGCAACCCCAACCGTCTGCCGGAAGAGATGCGCAAGTTACAAGCCCTGACCAAGGCCGATGTGCAACGCGTTTATAATCAATATATTAAAGGCAAGCATGCGGTAATCGTAAGCGTGGTGCCTAAGGCCGGTACGCCCGTTGCCGCGGCGCATCCCAACAACTTTGAGGTATCGAAAGCAGGCTTTAAAGCGCCTGCCGACGAGTACAAAGGCCTAACCTATGTGAAGGCCAAGGACAACTTCGACCGTACCCAGCGGCCTAAGTCGGGTGCTAATCCGGTGGTGAAAGTGCCAGCTTACTGGCAAGAGGAACTGCCTAACGGTCTGAAGGTTATCGGGGCCCGCAACAGCGAAATCCCATCCGTAACCCTGTTGCTGAGCATGGGCGGCGGGCATCGGCTGGAGCAGCAAAACCCTGCAAAAGTCGGCGTCGCGGCCCTTGCGGCTTCTATGCTCAACGAGAGCTCACAGAAATACACGGGCGAGGAGTTTACGGCCGCGCTTAACAAGCTGGGCAGCACCATTCAGGTGAGCTTGGGCAACGATAACACGACGGTGTATGTGCAGTCGTTGACCAAAAATCTCGACAAGACCATGGCGCTGCTGCAGGAGCGCCTGTTGCATCCGCGCTTCGACGAGGCTGATTTTGCTCGCCTCAAAAAGCAAACGCTGGAAGGCATTGCGGCGCAAAACACTCAGCCAGTGACGGTTGCCAATAAAACTTACGCCCGCTTGCTCTACGGCGCCAACGACATCATGAGCGTGCCCACGAGCGGCACTGCAGCGTCGGTGCAAAGCATCACGCTTGACGACGTAAAGCAATTTTACCAGCAGAATTACGCGCCCAACGTGTCGTATCTGGTGGTAGTGGGCGACGTCGAGCAGAAGGACGTAATGCCCAAGCTGACCTTCCTGAAAAGCTGGGAGAAAAAATCGGTGGCACTGCCCACAGTGAATCCGGCCGTTCAGCCAGACAAAACGCGGATCTACTTCGTGAACAAGGATGGAGCCGCGCAGTCGGAAATCCGCGTCGGCTACCTAGCCCTGCCTTATGACGCGACCGGCGAATACTACCGTGCGTATTTGGCGAACTACATGCTGGGCGGCGACTTTAACAGCCACATCAACCTCAACCTGCGCGAGCAAAAAGGCTATTCGTACGGCGCCTACTCATACTTCGGTGGTACGCGCTACGTGGGACCCTTCACGGCGCAAGCCGGCGTGCGCGCCGATGCTACGGCACCCGCGGTAAAGGAGTTCATGACCGAAATTCAGAACTACCCGAATGGGGTTACGGACGAAGAGGTTGCTTTTCTGAAAACCGCTGTGGGTCAGAGCGATGCCTTGAAATACGAGACCGGCCAACAGAAGGCGAACTTCTTGGGTCGCATCGTAGAATACAACCTGCCCCGGGATTTTGTGCAACAGCAGCAAACCATCCTGCAAAACCTGACGAAGGAAGATGTCAAAACGTCGGCGCAGAAGTACTTGCCTGCCAACAGCATGTACATCGTCGTGGTCGGCGACCGGGCGAAAGCTTTCCCCGGCCTCGGCGAGTTGGGCTATGAGGTAGTCGAAATGGATGCCGATGGAAATCGGGTGGCTGCTCCAGCCCCAGCGGCCGCTGCTACTCCTGCCGCTCCCGCTGCCGCCGCTGCGGATGCTGCCGAATTGGGCGACAAAAAGATGAAGCGCAAGGCCAAAGACGAGGATGGCAAAAAGATTAAGATCAAGCACAAAGAAGGCAGCGACGCGAAATAA
- a CDS encoding protoporphyrinogen/coproporphyrinogen oxidase, producing the protein MSDTLVSSAPVVIIGAGLAGLACATYLHRAGRPVLVLDAADAVGGRVRTDVTPEGFRLDRGFQVLLTRYPEVQRLLDYGAADLRAFRSGAVIQLADGQQTTLQNPLQRPTAAFTALASRIGTLADKLRILSLVQHVSKYTPEQLLNREATDTLTFLRRYGWSEQIIDSFFRPFFGGVFLDRSLGTASNFFEFVFQQFLQGEAVIPALGMQQIPEQLAQRLPAGSVRLNTAAEAIEANTVQLATGETLEASAVVVAVDGEAARQLLPPLAHAEALAWRRTTCTYFAAESSPGQGDRLLRLNAKPNALAHNVSFPSDVAPAYAPAGRTLVSVSTHGEHGLDERTLTARLQQELTDWFGPQATQWQHLRTYHLPYALPVYSAGQPVRQPLRLTDTLYRCGDHTAYPSQNAALATGREVAEMLLAG; encoded by the coding sequence ATGAGTGATACTCTTGTTTCTTCTGCTCCCGTTGTGATCATTGGTGCTGGTTTGGCGGGCTTGGCCTGCGCCACCTACCTACACCGCGCCGGCCGGCCGGTGCTCGTTTTGGATGCGGCCGACGCAGTAGGCGGACGCGTTCGCACCGACGTTACACCGGAGGGCTTTCGCCTTGACCGCGGCTTTCAGGTGCTGCTGACGCGCTACCCGGAGGTGCAGCGCCTGCTCGATTATGGCGCCGCCGACCTGCGGGCTTTTCGCTCCGGGGCGGTCATTCAATTGGCCGATGGGCAGCAAACCACCCTGCAAAACCCACTGCAACGGCCCACGGCCGCGTTTACGGCGCTCGCCTCGCGCATTGGTACGCTCGCTGATAAGTTGCGGATTCTCAGCCTAGTACAGCACGTAAGCAAGTACACGCCCGAACAATTGCTCAACCGCGAGGCGACCGACACGCTCACCTTTTTGCGGCGCTACGGCTGGAGCGAGCAGATCATTGATTCGTTCTTCCGGCCCTTTTTTGGCGGAGTGTTTCTGGATCGGTCGTTGGGTACGGCTAGCAATTTCTTCGAGTTTGTCTTTCAGCAATTTCTGCAAGGCGAAGCTGTGATTCCGGCGCTGGGTATGCAGCAGATTCCGGAGCAATTGGCCCAGCGATTACCTGCCGGCTCGGTGCGGCTGAATACGGCAGCCGAGGCCATTGAAGCCAACACAGTGCAGCTAGCAACTGGCGAAACCCTGGAAGCCTCCGCCGTGGTAGTTGCTGTCGATGGGGAAGCTGCCCGTCAGCTTTTGCCACCCTTAGCCCACGCCGAAGCGCTGGCGTGGCGGCGCACCACCTGCACATATTTTGCTGCCGAAAGCTCGCCAGGTCAGGGCGATCGGTTGCTGCGCCTGAATGCGAAGCCCAATGCGCTGGCGCACAATGTGAGCTTTCCCAGCGATGTGGCACCGGCCTACGCGCCTGCGGGCCGCACGCTTGTTTCCGTTAGCACCCACGGCGAGCATGGCCTCGACGAGCGAACCCTGACGGCACGTTTGCAGCAAGAGCTTACGGACTGGTTTGGGCCGCAAGCAACTCAGTGGCAACATCTTCGTACGTACCATCTTCCTTATGCCCTGCCTGTATATTCGGCAGGACAGCCCGTGCGTCAGCCGCTTCGCCTCACCGATACTCTCTACCGCTGTGGCGATCACACGGCTTATCCTTCGCAAAACGCAGCCTTAGCCACCGGGCGCGAAGTGGCGGAAATGCTCCTTGCTGGTTAG
- a CDS encoding c-type heme family protein has product MRRLVCAAGVAAFFLAALPACRPDQIQHLKDSKRIGIEAENWVVKRIMPADLLHATRWAGDSLTLSADRELHRLLAERLAHGGVAAALPYCRPETYASTDSLAHVLKATAQRVSNKPRNPQHQPATQLVASQNDTMRNIARPSAEVFTYQRPIVLDDALCLRCHGEVGKDIADADYALIKKAYPADQAIGYQRGAVMGAWQVRFARNGVAEFYTMKTRKVPKPHKLF; this is encoded by the coding sequence ATGCGTCGTCTTGTTTGTGCCGCCGGGGTCGCGGCCTTTTTCTTAGCCGCGTTGCCGGCCTGTCGTCCTGATCAGATTCAGCATCTGAAAGACAGCAAACGCATTGGCATTGAGGCCGAAAACTGGGTGGTCAAACGCATTATGCCCGCCGATTTGCTGCACGCCACCCGCTGGGCCGGCGACTCCCTGACCCTTTCGGCCGACCGCGAACTGCACCGACTGCTTGCCGAGCGGCTTGCGCACGGCGGCGTAGCGGCTGCTCTACCCTACTGCCGCCCCGAAACGTACGCGTCCACCGATTCGCTGGCGCATGTTCTGAAGGCTACTGCCCAGCGCGTTAGCAACAAACCGCGCAATCCGCAACACCAGCCGGCAACGCAACTTGTTGCTAGTCAAAATGATACCATGCGCAATATTGCTCGTCCATCGGCTGAGGTATTCACCTACCAGCGGCCCATTGTGCTGGACGATGCACTTTGCCTGCGCTGCCACGGTGAGGTTGGCAAAGACATTGCCGATGCCGATTACGCGCTCATCAAGAAAGCCTATCCGGCCGACCAAGCCATTGGCTATCAGCGAGGTGCGGTGATGGGTGCGTGGCAAGTGCGCTTTGCCCGCAACGGTGTGGCGGAGTTTTACACCATGAAAACGCGCAAAGTACCCAAGCCGCATAAGCTGTTTTGA
- the thrC gene encoding threonine synthase: MLYYSLNHQAPVVDFREATIAGQAPDGGLYFPEAIPKFSASFLNTLKEKDKATLAFDMIRPYVGAAIPEEALHAICTEAVNFDFPLVPVGERSTVLELFHGPTLAFKDVGARFMSRCLGYFSRHGSRHVTVLVATSGDTGGAVANGFLGVEGVDVVILYPSGKVSSVQELQLTTLGQNITALEVQGTFDDCQRMVKQAFADQELTSRLFLTSANSINVARWLPQQFYYGYALQQWSHAEPPVVAVPSGNFGNLCAGLLAYVSGLPIRHFVAACNANDAVPAYLLSGTFAPKAAIATISNAMDVGNPSNFTRILELFQRDYEHVKSSITGYTISDDTTADTIRQVHAGHGYLLDPHGAVAYQALQQYLAQHPNERGIFLETAHPVKFYDVVEPLIQGKIPLPPAVAELLPKPKKSHVMQADYTTLKDYLVSR, from the coding sequence ATGCTTTATTACAGTCTTAATCACCAAGCGCCGGTCGTCGATTTTCGGGAAGCTACGATTGCCGGGCAGGCGCCCGATGGTGGTCTGTATTTCCCGGAAGCCATTCCGAAATTCTCGGCTTCGTTTCTTAACACCCTGAAAGAGAAGGACAAAGCCACCTTGGCTTTTGACATGATCCGGCCTTATGTTGGGGCCGCCATTCCGGAGGAAGCCTTGCACGCCATCTGCACGGAAGCGGTAAACTTCGACTTTCCGCTGGTGCCCGTCGGTGAGCGCAGTACGGTGCTGGAGCTGTTTCACGGCCCGACGCTGGCGTTTAAGGACGTGGGCGCCCGCTTTATGAGCCGCTGCCTGGGCTACTTTTCGCGGCACGGCAGCCGCCACGTTACGGTGCTGGTCGCCACTTCCGGCGATACCGGCGGAGCGGTCGCCAACGGGTTTTTGGGAGTCGAAGGCGTGGATGTTGTGATCCTGTATCCGTCGGGCAAAGTCAGCTCAGTGCAGGAGCTGCAACTAACGACGCTGGGCCAGAACATCACGGCGCTGGAAGTGCAGGGCACCTTCGACGACTGCCAACGCATGGTTAAGCAAGCCTTTGCTGATCAAGAACTTACCAGCCGGCTATTTCTTACCTCAGCCAACTCCATCAACGTGGCGCGGTGGCTGCCGCAGCAGTTTTATTACGGCTACGCCTTGCAGCAATGGTCGCACGCCGAGCCGCCGGTGGTGGCGGTACCAAGCGGCAACTTCGGCAACCTCTGCGCGGGGTTGCTGGCGTACGTGTCGGGCTTGCCGATCCGCCATTTTGTGGCCGCCTGCAATGCCAACGATGCGGTGCCCGCTTATCTGTTGAGCGGCACGTTTGCCCCCAAAGCCGCAATCGCCACCATTTCCAATGCCATGGACGTGGGCAATCCCAGTAATTTCACGCGCATTCTGGAGTTGTTCCAACGTGATTATGAGCACGTTAAGAGTAGCATCACGGGCTATACCATCAGCGACGACACCACTGCCGATACCATCCGGCAGGTACACGCCGGGCACGGTTACCTGCTTGACCCGCACGGGGCGGTGGCCTATCAGGCCTTGCAGCAGTACCTAGCGCAACACCCCAACGAGCGGGGGATTTTCTTGGAAACGGCTCATCCGGTGAAGTTTTACGACGTGGTAGAGCCCCTTATCCAAGGCAAAATACCGTTGCCTCCGGCCGTGGCTGAACTCCTGCCCAAGCCCAAGAAAAGCCATGTAATGCAAGCCGACTATACTACGTTAAAAGACTATCTAGTAAGCAGATAG
- a CDS encoding homoserine kinase, giving the protein MNSVTVLAPATVANVVCGFDVLGFALGAPYDTMTLRLTSQPGVVIINKDDYNLPTEPRRNVAGAALLALLRAVSEPIGFEVEIAKAIKPGSGIGSSAASAAGAVVGANALLDNRFTQAELVEFATYGEEVASGVRHADNIAPCIYGGVTLIRSTEPLDIIPIPAPPLYVTVVHPQIEVKTSDAREILKKQVPLKDAIRQWGNVGGLIAGLMKGDYALIGRSLEDVIIEPVRSILIPGFAEVKRASQEAGALGGGISGSGPSIFMLSQHETTARQVEAVMQSVYHGLGIDFHTYVSTINLEGVRVMPVETEINIPT; this is encoded by the coding sequence ATGAATTCAGTAACCGTTCTTGCGCCTGCTACCGTTGCCAACGTAGTGTGCGGCTTCGATGTGCTGGGCTTTGCGCTGGGCGCGCCCTACGACACCATGACCCTGCGCCTTACCTCGCAACCGGGCGTCGTCATCATCAACAAAGACGACTACAACCTGCCCACCGAACCCCGGCGCAACGTGGCCGGGGCGGCGCTGTTGGCGTTGTTGCGGGCGGTGTCCGAGCCCATTGGGTTTGAGGTTGAAATCGCGAAAGCCATCAAACCCGGCAGCGGCATCGGGTCGAGCGCGGCGAGTGCGGCCGGCGCCGTAGTAGGCGCTAATGCCTTGCTGGACAATCGGTTCACCCAAGCCGAGCTGGTAGAGTTTGCCACGTACGGCGAAGAGGTAGCCTCGGGCGTGCGGCACGCCGACAACATTGCGCCTTGCATTTACGGCGGCGTTACCCTGATTCGCTCCACGGAGCCGCTCGACATTATTCCCATTCCCGCCCCGCCGTTGTACGTGACCGTGGTGCACCCCCAAATCGAAGTAAAAACGTCCGATGCTCGCGAAATTCTGAAAAAGCAAGTGCCGCTCAAGGATGCCATCCGGCAGTGGGGCAACGTAGGGGGCCTGATTGCGGGTCTGATGAAAGGCGATTACGCGCTTATCGGGCGATCGTTGGAAGACGTGATCATCGAGCCGGTGCGCAGCATTCTCATTCCGGGCTTTGCCGAAGTAAAACGGGCTAGTCAGGAAGCCGGCGCGCTTGGCGGCGGCATTTCGGGTTCGGGTCCTTCCATTTTCATGCTCAGCCAGCACGAAACCACCGCCCGCCAAGTAGAAGCCGTCATGCAAAGCGTTTACCACGGGCTCGGCATTGATTTTCATACGTACGTGAGCACCATCAACCTCGAAGGGGTGCGCGTAATGCCCGTGGAAACAGAAATTAACATCCCTACATAA
- the thrA gene encoding bifunctional aspartate kinase/homoserine dehydrogenase I gives MQVLKFGGTSVANAENINKAIDIIATAAQRGPTIVIVSALGGVTDALIEASQRAAAGDETYREHLQAIEQRHLDTVKALVPVANQSAVLSAIKRRCNELDAICDSVFALGELSPRTQDRVMSFGELMSSQMVAARVQAASLRCQWLDSRELIRTNSRFGAAEVDFAVTNQQIKNLITESEQQVYLVPGFIAADAQGATTTLGRGGSDYSAAIFAGAVHADVLEIWTDVSGMMTADPRLVTSAKAIPHISYKEAMELSHFGAKVLYPPTIQPVMQLGIPLWIKNTFAPADHGTLIEVDSPPNHTIVRGISSIGSIALLNLEGSGMVGIPGFSKRLFGALAQERINVILITQSSSEHSISVAVSSTDAPRAKTAVDEEFAYEIASNKVEPLRLETGLAIVALVGENMKDHPGVSGRMFGALGHNGVNIRAIAQGSSEKNISTVIQSHDVRKAINVLHEAFFQTEYKQVNLFIVGAGNVGSKLLGQLAQQQDYLLEKLRLQLRVIAVANSKKYVINDEGLDLNTWQEELQEGEPMELTQLVANIQARNLRNAVFVDITASAQVAECYAALLEKSISVVACNKVACSSAYANYANLKSLAREFNANFLFETNVGAGLPIIGTLNDLLRSGDVVNRIQAVLSGTLNYVFNHYDGTSSFASVVQRAQDEGYTEPDPRLDLSGTDVMRKILILAREAGVVMEMDDITNDSFLPASCMEGDVAAFYEQLAVHEAHFRQLYEQAAAAGKKLKFVARYENDKAAVGLQQVGPEHDFFTLQGKDNVVLFYTNRYVEQPLVVKGAGAGADVTASGVFADMIRAARV, from the coding sequence ATGCAGGTTTTGAAATTCGGCGGCACCTCGGTAGCCAACGCAGAGAACATCAACAAAGCAATCGACATCATCGCAACCGCTGCCCAGCGTGGGCCGACCATTGTAATCGTCTCGGCGCTAGGCGGCGTCACCGATGCTCTGATTGAGGCCAGCCAACGGGCCGCGGCCGGCGACGAAACTTACCGAGAACACCTGCAAGCCATTGAACAACGCCACCTCGACACGGTGAAGGCCCTCGTTCCGGTGGCCAACCAAAGTGCGGTGCTGAGTGCCATAAAACGGCGCTGCAACGAGCTGGATGCTATCTGCGACAGCGTATTTGCCTTGGGCGAACTCTCGCCGCGCACCCAAGATCGCGTGATGAGCTTTGGCGAGCTGATGTCGTCGCAGATGGTGGCCGCCCGCGTGCAGGCAGCTTCGTTGCGCTGCCAGTGGCTAGATTCCCGCGAGCTGATCCGCACCAACTCAAGATTTGGGGCGGCGGAAGTCGACTTTGCCGTTACCAACCAGCAAATCAAGAACTTAATCACGGAGTCAGAGCAGCAGGTGTACTTGGTACCGGGCTTTATTGCGGCCGACGCGCAAGGTGCCACTACTACCCTAGGCCGCGGCGGCTCCGACTACAGTGCCGCCATTTTCGCCGGGGCCGTGCATGCCGACGTGCTGGAAATCTGGACGGATGTGAGCGGCATGATGACGGCCGATCCGCGCCTGGTAACCAGCGCCAAAGCCATCCCGCACATCTCCTACAAAGAAGCGATGGAGCTGTCGCACTTCGGGGCAAAGGTCTTATATCCGCCTACTATTCAGCCGGTTATGCAGCTGGGCATTCCATTGTGGATCAAGAATACCTTCGCCCCCGCCGACCACGGCACCCTGATCGAGGTAGACTCACCGCCCAACCATACCATTGTGCGCGGCATTTCGAGCATTGGCAGCATCGCCCTACTCAACCTCGAGGGCAGCGGCATGGTGGGCATTCCGGGTTTTTCGAAGCGGCTGTTTGGCGCGCTGGCGCAGGAGCGCATCAACGTGATTCTGATCACCCAAAGCTCGTCGGAACATTCCATTTCGGTGGCCGTCAGCAGCACCGACGCGCCACGCGCCAAAACCGCTGTGGATGAGGAGTTTGCCTATGAGATTGCGAGCAATAAAGTCGAGCCGCTTCGACTGGAAACCGGCCTAGCCATTGTCGCGCTTGTAGGCGAGAACATGAAGGACCATCCCGGCGTCAGCGGGCGGATGTTTGGCGCGCTCGGTCATAACGGCGTGAATATCAGAGCAATAGCCCAGGGATCATCGGAGAAGAACATTTCCACAGTTATCCAGTCGCACGACGTTCGCAAAGCCATCAACGTACTGCACGAGGCCTTCTTCCAAACCGAGTACAAGCAGGTCAACCTCTTTATCGTGGGCGCGGGCAACGTGGGCAGCAAGCTATTAGGCCAACTAGCTCAGCAGCAAGACTATCTCTTGGAAAAACTGCGCTTGCAGCTGCGGGTGATCGCCGTTGCCAACAGCAAAAAGTACGTCATCAACGACGAAGGCCTCGACCTCAATACTTGGCAAGAAGAATTGCAGGAAGGCGAACCCATGGAGCTGACGCAGCTTGTGGCCAACATCCAGGCCCGCAACCTTCGCAATGCTGTGTTTGTGGACATTACGGCCAGCGCCCAAGTGGCCGAGTGCTACGCGGCTTTGCTGGAAAAGAGTATTTCGGTAGTGGCATGCAACAAGGTAGCCTGTTCGTCGGCGTACGCCAACTATGCGAATCTCAAGTCGTTAGCGCGCGAATTCAACGCTAATTTCCTCTTCGAGACCAACGTGGGCGCGGGTTTGCCCATCATCGGAACGCTCAACGACTTGCTACGCAGCGGCGACGTAGTGAACCGCATTCAGGCGGTGCTGTCGGGGACGCTCAACTACGTATTCAACCATTACGACGGCACCAGCTCCTTTGCTTCCGTGGTGCAACGGGCTCAGGATGAAGGCTATACCGAACCCGATCCGCGCCTCGACCTGAGCGGCACCGATGTGATGCGAAAAATTCTGATTCTGGCCCGTGAAGCGGGCGTAGTGATGGAGATGGACGACATCACGAACGATTCTTTTCTGCCCGCGTCGTGCATGGAAGGCGACGTAGCGGCCTTTTACGAGCAGCTGGCCGTGCACGAAGCGCACTTCCGCCAACTCTACGAGCAGGCAGCGGCGGCGGGCAAAAAGCTCAAGTTTGTGGCTCGCTACGAAAACGACAAAGCGGCCGTGGGCTTGCAGCAGGTGGGGCCGGAGCACGACTTTTTCACCTTGCAGGGCAAAGACAACGTGGTGCTTTTCTACACCAACCGCTACGTTGAGCAGCCGCTGGTGGTGAAAGGGGCCGGCGCCGGGGCCGACGTTACGGCGTCGGGGGTATTTGCCGATATGATTCGGGCGGCGCGGGTGTAA
- the prfA gene encoding peptide chain release factor 1 — MLDKLEAISQRYEDVSQQLMQPEAMSDMKRYKALNKEYKDLGKIVTEYRNYQQVLSNIENAREVISTEKDEDFREMAKAELDELLPEQDRLESVIKDLLIPKDPNDSKDVIMEIRAGAGGDEAAIFAGDLQRMYMRYAEKQGLRMDLIDATEGTSGGYKEIVLSLKGEDVYGKLKFESGVHRVQRVPATETQGRIHTSVASIVVMPEAEELDIELDMNDIRKDLFMSSGPGGQSVNTTYSAVRLTHIPTGLVAQCQDQKSQLKNFDKALQVLRSRIYEIELAKKNEAEGAARKSMIGGGDRSDKIRTYNYPQGRVTDHRIGLTVYNLSSVMDGNIDEFVEQLRIAESAEKLKEGVV, encoded by the coding sequence ATGCTAGACAAACTGGAGGCCATTAGCCAGCGCTACGAGGACGTGAGTCAACAACTCATGCAGCCCGAAGCTATGAGCGATATGAAACGCTACAAGGCCCTCAACAAAGAATATAAGGACCTCGGCAAAATCGTGACGGAGTACCGCAACTATCAGCAGGTGCTCTCCAACATTGAGAACGCTCGGGAAGTCATCTCAACGGAGAAAGACGAAGATTTCCGCGAAATGGCGAAGGCGGAGCTCGATGAGCTTCTGCCCGAGCAAGATCGCTTGGAAAGCGTGATCAAAGACTTGCTCATCCCGAAAGATCCGAATGACTCGAAGGACGTGATCATGGAAATCCGGGCGGGCGCTGGCGGCGACGAGGCGGCGATTTTTGCTGGCGACTTGCAGCGTATGTACATGCGCTACGCCGAAAAGCAGGGCCTGCGCATGGACCTGATCGACGCCACGGAAGGCACCTCGGGTGGCTACAAAGAAATCGTGCTCTCGCTGAAAGGCGAAGACGTGTACGGCAAGCTCAAATTCGAATCGGGTGTGCACCGTGTGCAGCGCGTACCGGCTACCGAAACGCAGGGCCGCATTCACACTTCGGTGGCTTCTATTGTGGTAATGCCAGAGGCAGAAGAACTCGACATCGAGCTGGATATGAACGACATCCGAAAGGACCTATTCATGTCATCGGGCCCTGGTGGTCAGTCCGTTAACACGACGTATTCGGCCGTGCGCCTTACCCACATCCCAACCGGCCTCGTTGCTCAGTGCCAGGACCAGAAATCGCAGCTCAAAAACTTCGACAAGGCCCTGCAGGTACTGCGCTCGCGCATTTACGAGATTGAGTTGGCCAAGAAAAACGAAGCCGAAGGCGCTGCTCGCAAGAGCATGATCGGCGGCGGCGACCGTTCTGATAAGATCCGTACGTACAACTACCCCCAAGGCCGCGTAACGGACCACCGCATCGGCCTGACCGTCTACAACTTATCCAGCGTAATGGACGGCAACATCGACGAGTTTGTTGAGCAGCTCCGCATCGCCGAAAGCGCCGAAAAGCTGAAAGAAGGCGTTGTGTAA